A DNA window from Altererythrobacter sp. B11 contains the following coding sequences:
- a CDS encoding Crp/Fnr family transcriptional regulator, translated as MTSCDTCVVRNRAICSALDSGEITALSRMGRRRRLKASEPLIWEGDDSVLVANVIEGVLKLSTSTEDGREQIVGVVYPSDFIGRPFGATTRHSVTALTDAYVCVFSRGDFDGFAHQHPGLEHKLLQRTLAELDRTRHWMLLLGRKSASEKIASFLLDMSERLNEPGCEAPSGMRDAFDLPFSRQQVADVLGLTIETVSRQFTQLRREGIVDLPSRRAVVIRDRAALEALAG; from the coding sequence ATGACGAGCTGCGACACATGCGTTGTGCGAAACCGGGCAATCTGTTCCGCCCTCGACTCCGGGGAGATCACCGCGCTGAGCCGCATGGGCCGCCGACGGCGCCTGAAGGCGAGCGAGCCGCTGATCTGGGAGGGGGACGATTCCGTTCTCGTCGCCAATGTGATCGAAGGCGTGCTGAAGCTTTCCACCAGCACCGAGGACGGGCGCGAGCAGATCGTCGGCGTGGTCTATCCGTCAGATTTCATCGGCCGGCCCTTCGGCGCGACCACCCGCCATTCAGTGACGGCGCTGACGGACGCCTATGTCTGCGTGTTTTCGCGGGGGGATTTCGATGGCTTCGCCCATCAGCACCCGGGGCTGGAGCACAAGCTGCTGCAGCGCACGCTGGCGGAGCTGGACCGGACGCGGCACTGGATGCTGCTGCTCGGCCGCAAGAGCGCCAGCGAGAAGATCGCCAGCTTCCTGCTCGATATGTCGGAACGGTTGAACGAGCCGGGGTGCGAGGCGCCGTCCGGGATGCGCGACGCCTTCGATCTGCCCTTCTCGCGCCAGCAGGTGGCCGATGTGCTGGGGCTGACGATCGAGACGGTGAGCCGGCAGTTCACCCAGCTCAGGCGCGAAGGGATCGTGGATCTTCCATCGCGCCGCGCGGTCGTCATTCGTGACCGCGCGGCGCTGGAAGCATTGGCAGGCTGA
- a CDS encoding OmpW/AlkL family protein: MRKALAIAALATAAGLASPAMAQDAPGKLQVKVLGSAVLPDGKIDKVKLDLVGLPAGTQTEANDNVVPTVAIEYFFTPAISLETICCVTQHDVDATAGIPGAELVSDAKLVPATFTLKYHLNAGGISPYVGAGPAYFIWIDEKPGKAARGLGADKLKMSDELGLALQAGIDVPVNSKGMVVSLDAKRYFINTTASWYADGTKVIETKHKVDPWVLSAGVGFRF; this comes from the coding sequence ATGCGCAAAGCACTCGCCATCGCCGCACTCGCCACCGCCGCCGGCCTTGCCTCTCCCGCAATGGCGCAGGACGCGCCGGGCAAGCTGCAGGTGAAGGTGCTCGGCTCCGCCGTCCTGCCCGATGGCAAGATCGACAAGGTGAAGCTGGATCTGGTCGGCCTGCCCGCCGGCACGCAGACCGAAGCGAACGACAATGTCGTGCCGACCGTGGCGATCGAATATTTCTTCACCCCCGCCATCTCGCTGGAGACGATCTGCTGCGTGACGCAGCATGATGTGGACGCGACGGCCGGCATTCCGGGGGCGGAACTGGTGTCCGATGCCAAGCTGGTGCCCGCCACCTTCACGCTGAAGTACCATCTCAACGCCGGCGGCATCTCCCCCTACGTGGGCGCCGGCCCGGCCTATTTCATCTGGATCGACGAGAAGCCGGGCAAGGCTGCCCGCGGCCTGGGTGCCGACAAGCTGAAGATGTCGGATGAGCTGGGCCTGGCGCTGCAGGCGGGTATCGACGTGCCGGTGAACAGCAAGGGCATGGTCGTCAGCCTCGATGCGAAGCGCTATTTCATCAACACCACGGCCAGCTGGTATGCGGATGGCACCAAGGTGATCGAGACCAAGCACAAGGTCGATCCCTGGGTGCTGAGCGCGGGCGTCGGCTTCCGCTTCTGA
- the hemN gene encoding oxygen-independent coproporphyrinogen III oxidase: protein MWSYHPDLLATPVPRYTSFPTAAEFGPDIGPEDQARALQGAEGDVSLYIHIPFCEKICWYCGCNTGAANRRQRLASYLDALHSEIALVGGLLPENTRIRRIAFGGGSPNAIAPTDFVRLFDALTIYLPLDAPTISIELDPRTLTPEWAPVIRAIGATHASLGVQTFAPRLQEAIGRVQPLCMIDRSTRLLREAGITSLNFDLMYGLPGQTDRDLRETLDLAARFGADRIALFGYAHVPHLIPRQKQIDARALPDGYERFRLAALGHGQLVNEGYVPVGFDHFALPGDPLAQAATSGRLRRNFQGFTDDLAPVLIGLGASAISSFPDLLVQNEKNSGRYRMLLSQGRLPGTLGKARSPDDRMRGAIIEALLCQSRARVSDSYLREAWDRLAPYVEAGLCMAGAGELEIVPRGLPYARSIAAAFDPYRQHSPRRFSSAV, encoded by the coding sequence ATGTGGTCCTATCATCCCGATCTGCTCGCGACCCCGGTGCCGCGCTATACGAGCTTCCCCACCGCGGCGGAGTTCGGCCCCGACATCGGCCCGGAAGATCAGGCGCGCGCGCTGCAGGGTGCGGAGGGCGATGTTTCGCTCTACATTCACATCCCCTTCTGCGAGAAGATCTGCTGGTATTGCGGCTGCAACACGGGCGCCGCCAATCGCCGGCAGCGACTGGCGAGCTACCTCGACGCGCTGCATAGCGAGATCGCCCTGGTGGGGGGCTTGCTTCCCGAAAATACCCGCATCCGCCGCATCGCCTTTGGCGGCGGCAGCCCCAATGCCATAGCGCCCACCGATTTCGTGCGCCTGTTTGATGCGCTGACCATCTATCTGCCGCTGGACGCGCCGACGATTTCGATCGAGCTCGATCCTCGCACGCTGACGCCTGAATGGGCGCCGGTGATCCGTGCGATCGGCGCCACCCATGCCAGCCTGGGCGTGCAGACCTTCGCCCCCCGCCTGCAGGAAGCGATCGGCCGGGTGCAGCCGCTGTGCATGATCGACCGCAGCACCCGGTTGCTGCGCGAGGCGGGCATTACCTCGCTCAATTTCGACCTGATGTACGGCCTGCCCGGCCAGACCGATCGCGACCTCCGCGAGACGCTGGACCTCGCCGCGCGCTTCGGTGCCGATCGGATCGCGCTGTTCGGCTATGCCCATGTGCCGCATCTGATCCCGCGCCAGAAGCAGATCGACGCGCGCGCCCTGCCCGATGGCTACGAACGCTTCCGGCTCGCCGCGCTGGGCCACGGCCAGCTGGTGAACGAAGGCTATGTTCCCGTGGGCTTCGATCACTTCGCCCTGCCCGGCGATCCGCTGGCGCAGGCGGCCACGTCCGGCCGGCTGCGGCGCAATTTCCAGGGTTTCACCGATGATCTGGCGCCGGTGCTGATCGGCCTCGGCGCCTCGGCGATCAGCAGCTTTCCCGATCTGCTGGTGCAGAACGAGAAGAATTCGGGCCGTTACAGGATGCTTCTTTCGCAGGGGCGCCTTCCCGGTACGCTGGGCAAGGCGCGCTCTCCCGACGACCGGATGCGCGGCGCGATCATAGAGGCCCTGCTGTGCCAAAGCCGCGCGCGGGTGAGCGACAGCTATTTGCGCGAAGCGTGGGACCGGCTGGCGCCCTATGTCGAGGCCGGGCTGTGCATGGCCGGCGCCGGTGAGCTGGAAATCGTGCCGCGCGGCCTGCCCTATGCCCGCAGCATTGCCGCCGCCTTCGATCCCTATCGCCAGCATTCGCCGCGCCGCTTCAGCTCGGCTGTCTGA
- a CDS encoding carotenoid oxygenase family protein, with protein sequence MVHFPQEQLYQDVLRLVRLEGDIADLEVEGEVPAELDGAFYRVHPDPQFPPLYPQDQFFNGDGMVTMFRIRDGRIAFRQRYAHTDKWKLENAAGRSLFGQYRNPLTDDSAVEGQIRGTANTNVLVHAGKLFAMKEDSPCLLMDKISLETDGYTDFNGELTIPTFTAHPKIDPVTGNFCGFGYAVDGPLTEACQYFELDPEGRVVRKADFAVPYYTMLHDFCIAGDYAVFNVSPYHSDWKTLEQHRPHFFYDRALPFYLGVMRRDGDGSDMRWFRLEPSVCGCHVMNAFQDGTKIHFDLPISDTGSLPFFPEKDGRPFNPQEAITRLHRFTVDLASNSDEITSVEPIGRMPGEFPRIDDRFAGRPYRHGWMITYDFDKPYHGPPGPFAGVINSLTHYDHQTGQEQSWWCGPDGALQEPCFIPRSADAAEGEGYLIALVDDHVRNYSDLCIFDALNVAAGPICRARLPIRLRQGLHGNWAGADKLAA encoded by the coding sequence ATGGTACATTTTCCGCAGGAGCAGCTGTATCAGGACGTGCTCCGGCTCGTCCGGCTCGAAGGGGATATCGCGGATCTGGAGGTGGAGGGTGAAGTGCCGGCCGAGCTGGACGGCGCCTTCTATCGCGTTCACCCCGATCCGCAGTTTCCGCCGCTCTACCCGCAGGACCAGTTCTTCAACGGTGACGGCATGGTCACCATGTTCCGCATCCGCGACGGCCGCATCGCCTTCCGCCAGCGGTATGCGCACACGGATAAGTGGAAGCTGGAGAATGCCGCGGGCCGCAGCCTGTTCGGTCAGTACCGCAATCCGCTGACCGACGATTCCGCGGTGGAGGGGCAGATCCGCGGCACGGCCAACACCAATGTGCTGGTCCACGCCGGCAAGCTGTTCGCCATGAAGGAGGACAGCCCCTGCCTGCTGATGGACAAGATCTCGCTGGAGACGGACGGCTACACCGATTTCAACGGGGAGCTGACCATCCCCACCTTCACCGCCCATCCGAAAATCGACCCCGTCACCGGCAATTTCTGCGGCTTCGGCTATGCCGTGGATGGCCCGCTGACCGAGGCATGCCAGTATTTCGAGCTGGACCCGGAAGGGCGCGTGGTGCGCAAGGCCGATTTTGCCGTGCCCTATTACACGATGCTGCACGATTTCTGCATCGCCGGCGATTACGCGGTGTTCAACGTCTCGCCCTATCACTCCGACTGGAAGACGCTGGAGCAGCACCGGCCGCATTTCTTCTATGACCGGGCGCTGCCCTTCTACCTCGGCGTGATGCGGCGCGATGGGGACGGCAGCGACATGCGCTGGTTCCGGCTGGAGCCGAGCGTATGCGGCTGCCATGTGATGAACGCCTTCCAGGACGGCACGAAGATCCATTTCGACCTGCCGATCAGCGACACCGGCAGCCTGCCGTTCTTTCCCGAGAAGGACGGGCGGCCGTTCAATCCGCAGGAGGCAATCACCCGGCTCCATCGCTTCACTGTCGATCTCGCTTCCAACAGCGACGAGATTACCAGCGTGGAGCCGATCGGCCGGATGCCGGGCGAGTTTCCGCGGATCGACGATCGCTTCGCCGGCCGGCCCTATCGCCACGGCTGGATGATCACCTATGATTTCGACAAGCCCTATCACGGCCCGCCCGGACCCTTCGCGGGAGTGATCAATTCGCTGACGCATTATGACCACCAGACGGGTCAGGAGCAGAGCTGGTGGTGCGGGCCGGACGGCGCGCTGCAGGAACCCTGCTTCATCCCGCGCTCGGCCGATGCGGCGGAGGGCGAAGGCTATCTGATCGCCCTGGTTGACGATCACGTCCGCAACTATTCGGATCTGTGCATCTTCGATGCGTTGAATGTGGCCGCCGGCCCGATCTGCCGTGCCCGGCTGCCGATCCGGCTGCGCCAGGGCCTGCATGGCAATTGGGCGGGGGCGGACAAGCTGGCTGCCTGA
- a CDS encoding class III extradiol dioxygenase family protein, with protein MSTICGGIFTSHVPGIGNAIARGLQQDPYWKPFFDGFDPVHAWLAREKPDVAVVFYNDHGLNFFLDKMPTFAIGAAEEYRHEDEGWGLAFPKPFPGIPALSWHIIEEVVDSEFDPVMCQKMLVDHAVAVPFELAWPDAEAFPVKLVPIAINTVQHPLPSPKRCRDLGLAVGRALRSWQGDEKIVVMGTGGLSHQLEGQRAGHLNVDYDRFCMDHLASDPDALLQHSTLEIVELAGSQGVEILNWIAARAALGDNCRELSRNYHIPISNTAAATLLLESRATVAA; from the coding sequence ATGAGCACGATCTGCGGCGGCATCTTCACCAGCCATGTTCCCGGCATCGGCAATGCGATCGCGCGGGGCCTGCAGCAGGATCCCTACTGGAAGCCCTTCTTCGACGGGTTCGATCCAGTGCATGCTTGGCTGGCGCGCGAAAAGCCCGATGTGGCGGTGGTGTTCTACAACGATCACGGGCTGAACTTCTTCCTCGACAAGATGCCCACCTTCGCCATCGGCGCGGCAGAGGAATATCGCCACGAGGATGAAGGCTGGGGCCTCGCATTTCCCAAGCCTTTTCCGGGCATTCCCGCATTGTCCTGGCATATTATCGAGGAAGTGGTGGATTCCGAATTCGACCCGGTGATGTGCCAGAAGATGCTGGTGGATCATGCCGTGGCGGTGCCGTTCGAACTCGCCTGGCCGGATGCCGAAGCCTTCCCGGTGAAGCTGGTGCCGATCGCGATCAACACCGTGCAGCATCCGCTGCCGAGCCCCAAGCGCTGCCGCGACCTGGGCCTTGCCGTGGGCCGCGCCCTGCGCAGCTGGCAGGGCGACGAGAAGATCGTGGTGATGGGCACGGGCGGCCTGTCGCATCAGCTGGAAGGCCAGCGGGCAGGCCATCTGAACGTGGATTACGATCGGTTCTGCATGGATCATCTGGCGTCCGATCCCGATGCGCTGCTGCAGCATTCCACGCTGGAAATCGTGGAGCTGGCCGGCAGCCAGGGGGTTGAAATCCTCAACTGGATCGCCGCCCGCGCCGCGCTGGGTGATAATTGCCGCGAGCTTTCGCGCAATTATCACATCCCGATCTCCAACACGGCAGCCGCCACGCTGCTGCTGGAAAGCCGCGCTACCGTGGCGGCTTGA
- a CDS encoding protocatechuate 4,5-dioxygenase subunit alpha: MAVAALAKQKHEIPGTQPFDGNLAMRGFALNAMCYSFNDAANRDAFRADEEGYMARFDLTEEQKGAVRRRDVLAMLEAGGNVYYLAKLAGIFGLNVQDLGALQTGMSVEDFKAMLLSHGITIREGELA, translated from the coding sequence ATGGCGGTGGCTGCATTGGCAAAACAGAAGCACGAGATTCCGGGCACGCAGCCCTTCGACGGGAATCTGGCGATGCGCGGCTTCGCGCTGAATGCCATGTGCTATTCCTTCAATGACGCGGCCAATCGCGATGCTTTCCGCGCGGACGAGGAAGGCTACATGGCCCGCTTCGATCTGACGGAGGAACAGAAGGGCGCCGTGCGCCGGCGCGACGTGCTCGCCATGCTGGAGGCGGGCGGCAACGTCTATTACCTCGCGAAGCTGGCCGGCATCTTCGGCCTCAATGTGCAGGATCTCGGCGCGCTGCAGACGGGCATGTCGGTGGAAGACTTCAAGGCCATGCTGCTTTCGCATGGCATCACCATTCGCGAGGGAGAATTGGCATGA
- a CDS encoding spinster family MFS transporter, producing MAQSQAGLSPARSWWAIFIFTIALMFNYLDRQLLTLLITPIKADLGVSDTQVSLLVGFAFVLFYVLAGIPVARLVDRGPRKWIVGFGIFFWSVMTAACGLAQNFWQLTLARMCVGIGESCNAPGTYSMASDMFPRDKLAQPISVIGIGTVAGSGMALLVGGWLITWLTDIGPQSFPVVGTLKPWQMTFVLVGLPGVLWALLMVATVPEPPRREAAGAATPGFTDVLRFLWNLGATYVPMFLANGIKAMLSFGVAVWSPVFFERKFGYAPGEPGPVLGIISLVVSPIGLVLGGYLASRLAAAGYKDANMRMVWLVTIPLIPVAILYPLVPNATLAFALVGVSLFLGSLGSGPANAAIQAVTPGRMRGTTTALYIAIYNVLGYGLGPLVVGLLNDHVFGEEGVGYSMAVLACVAGPLGLLMAWLALKPYMHAVEAAEARGD from the coding sequence ATGGCACAATCACAGGCCGGTCTGTCGCCGGCGCGCAGCTGGTGGGCGATCTTCATCTTCACCATCGCGCTGATGTTCAACTATCTGGACCGGCAGCTGCTGACGCTGCTCATCACCCCGATCAAGGCCGATCTCGGCGTTTCGGATACGCAGGTGAGCCTGCTGGTGGGCTTTGCCTTCGTGCTGTTCTACGTGCTGGCCGGCATTCCCGTGGCGCGGCTGGTCGATCGCGGCCCGCGCAAGTGGATCGTCGGCTTCGGGATCTTCTTCTGGAGCGTGATGACCGCGGCCTGCGGGCTGGCGCAGAATTTCTGGCAGCTCACCCTGGCGCGCATGTGCGTGGGCATCGGCGAAAGCTGCAACGCCCCCGGCACCTATTCCATGGCCAGCGACATGTTCCCGCGTGACAAGCTGGCGCAGCCGATATCGGTCATCGGCATCGGCACGGTGGCGGGCAGCGGCATGGCGCTGCTGGTGGGCGGCTGGCTGATCACCTGGCTGACCGACATCGGCCCGCAGAGCTTCCCGGTGGTGGGCACGCTGAAGCCCTGGCAGATGACCTTCGTGCTGGTGGGCCTGCCGGGCGTGCTGTGGGCGCTGCTGATGGTGGCAACCGTTCCCGAGCCGCCCCGGCGGGAGGCGGCGGGCGCGGCCACCCCCGGCTTCACCGACGTGCTGCGCTTCCTATGGAACCTCGGCGCGACCTATGTGCCCATGTTCCTCGCCAATGGAATCAAGGCGATGCTGAGCTTCGGCGTGGCGGTGTGGAGCCCGGTCTTCTTCGAGCGCAAGTTCGGCTATGCGCCGGGTGAGCCGGGCCCGGTGCTGGGCATCATCTCGCTGGTCGTCTCCCCTATCGGGCTGGTGCTGGGCGGCTATCTCGCCAGCCGGCTGGCGGCGGCCGGCTACAAGGATGCCAATATGCGGATGGTGTGGCTGGTCACCATCCCGCTGATCCCGGTGGCGATCCTCTATCCGCTGGTGCCCAACGCCACGCTGGCCTTTGCGCTGGTGGGCGTCTCTCTGTTCCTCGGCTCGCTCGGCTCGGGCCCCGCCAATGCGGCAATCCAGGCGGTGACACCGGGGCGGATGCGCGGCACCACCACGGCGCTTTACATAGCGATCTACAATGTCCTCGGCTACGGCCTCGGCCCGCTGGTCGTCGGGCTGCTGAACGATCATGTGTTCGGGGAAGAGGGCGTGGGTTATTCCATGGCGGTGCTGGCCTGCGTGGCCGGGCCGCTGGGCCTGCTGATGGCCTGGCTGGCGCTGAAGCCCTATATGCACGCGGTGGAAGCCGCCGAAGCGCGCGGGGATTGA
- a CDS encoding NAD(P)-dependent oxidoreductase, which translates to MASIAVIGAGAMGSAIGWRLASSGCTVPTLLEGRSRATRDRAAAAGMVEASLDEVGAADLILSIVPPAQAEGVVEQLAPLFARPDAPLFCDANALSPQAKRGLCEQVVQLGGHAVDGCIIGGPPSETYSGPHLYLCGDRAGEVAALLGAHGLDCRLLAGEIGAAAALKTCYGGINKGIIGLTTAMLLAAQRHGAAEDLRREMEESLGWLLERQRKAIPAMYPKAYRWDSEMAGIADFLEAEDPAAAQIWEGLARFFTDRAAAQDRGEELEALRQLLA; encoded by the coding sequence ATGGCCAGCATCGCAGTGATCGGCGCCGGCGCCATGGGCTCCGCCATCGGCTGGCGGCTCGCCAGCAGTGGCTGCACCGTGCCCACTCTGCTGGAAGGGCGCAGCCGCGCCACGCGGGACCGGGCGGCCGCCGCGGGCATGGTGGAAGCCTCGCTGGACGAGGTGGGCGCGGCGGATCTCATCCTCTCCATCGTGCCCCCGGCGCAGGCGGAAGGCGTGGTGGAGCAGCTCGCCCCGCTGTTCGCGCGGCCGGATGCACCGCTGTTTTGCGACGCCAACGCACTGAGCCCGCAAGCCAAGCGCGGCCTGTGCGAACAGGTTGTGCAATTGGGTGGGCATGCCGTGGACGGCTGCATCATCGGCGGCCCGCCTTCGGAAACCTATTCCGGCCCCCATCTCTACCTGTGCGGAGACCGCGCGGGCGAGGTCGCCGCGCTGCTTGGGGCGCACGGTCTGGACTGCCGCCTGCTGGCGGGGGAGATCGGCGCCGCTGCCGCGCTGAAGACCTGCTATGGCGGGATCAACAAGGGCATCATCGGCCTCACCACCGCCATGCTGCTGGCGGCGCAGCGGCATGGGGCGGCGGAGGATCTGCGGCGGGAGATGGAGGAATCACTCGGCTGGCTGCTGGAACGCCAGCGCAAGGCGATCCCGGCCATGTATCCCAAGGCCTATCGGTGGGACAGCGAGATGGCCGGCATCGCGGATTTCCTGGAGGCGGAGGATCCCGCCGCCGCGCAAATCTGGGAGGGGCTGGCCCGCTTCTTCACCGATCGCGCCGCGGCGCAGGACCGGGGCGAGGAACTGGAGGCGCTGCGCCAGCTCCTCGCCTGA
- a CDS encoding SDR family oxidoreductase has translation MMKLTGNTILVTGGGSGIGQALAWQFHDRGNRVIVAGRTQASLDRTMEGRDGMDSIVLDVAEDASVEACAERLARDYPDLNVVIHAAGIMERAELGSGGDMAVAERVVNINLLGTMRVAEALAPQLAGKPGAVFCTMSSGLAFAPLPSTPAYSASKAGVHNYTLSLRHRLKGAVEVIEIAPPAVRTGLTPGQETREGYMPLDAYIAETMANFEDLPASGENLVGNVLPLRNAEKDGRMEQMLEMLGRL, from the coding sequence ATGATGAAACTCACCGGCAACACCATCCTCGTCACCGGCGGCGGATCGGGCATCGGGCAGGCGCTGGCGTGGCAATTTCACGATCGCGGCAATCGCGTGATCGTGGCGGGGCGCACGCAGGCGAGCCTCGACCGGACCATGGAGGGGCGCGACGGGATGGACTCGATCGTACTCGACGTGGCGGAGGATGCTTCGGTGGAAGCCTGCGCAGAGCGGCTGGCGCGGGATTATCCCGATCTCAATGTGGTGATCCACGCCGCCGGAATCATGGAACGGGCGGAGCTTGGCAGCGGTGGCGACATGGCCGTGGCGGAGCGGGTGGTGAACATCAATCTGCTCGGCACCATGCGCGTGGCGGAGGCGCTGGCGCCGCAGCTGGCGGGCAAGCCCGGCGCGGTCTTTTGCACCATGTCCAGCGGGCTGGCCTTCGCGCCGCTGCCCTCCACCCCGGCCTATAGCGCCAGCAAGGCGGGCGTGCACAATTACACGCTGTCGCTCCGCCACCGGCTGAAGGGCGCGGTGGAGGTGATCGAGATCGCGCCGCCGGCGGTGCGCACCGGCCTCACCCCGGGGCAGGAAACGCGGGAAGGCTACATGCCGCTCGATGCCTATATCGCGGAAACCATGGCCAATTTCGAAGACCTGCCGGCGTCGGGCGAGAATCTGGTCGGCAATGTCCTGCCGCTGCGCAATGCGGAGAAGGACGGGCGGATGGAGCAGATGCTGGAGATGCTCGGCCGGTTGTAA
- a CDS encoding winged helix-turn-helix transcriptional regulator: MSTLPFDQSAIARACEIAETPSPVEVDPRLERLVNELIGHVADKWTMLVLEVLDEHGELRFTQIARHVPDISQKMLTQTLRLMEREGLLVRTVHPVVPPKVEYRLTDLGQSLGNAFCGVWLWAEANMARIEQARAEFDRRQQAAKG, translated from the coding sequence ATGAGCACGCTTCCCTTCGACCAGAGCGCCATTGCCCGCGCCTGCGAGATCGCCGAAACCCCCTCCCCCGTCGAAGTCGATCCCCGGCTGGAGCGGCTGGTCAACGAGTTGATCGGCCATGTCGCGGACAAATGGACCATGCTGGTGCTGGAAGTGCTGGATGAACATGGCGAGCTGCGCTTCACCCAGATCGCGCGGCACGTCCCCGATATCAGCCAGAAGATGCTGACGCAGACGCTGCGGCTGATGGAGCGGGAAGGCCTGCTGGTGCGCACGGTGCACCCGGTGGTGCCGCCCAAGGTGGAATATCGCCTCACCGACCTCGGCCAGAGCCTGGGCAATGCCTTCTGCGGCGTGTGGCTATGGGCCGAAGCGAACATGGCGCGGATCGAGCAGGCCCGCGCCGAGTTCGACAGGCGGCAACAGGCAGCGAAGGGCTAG
- a CDS encoding cation:proton antiporter has translation MHEGSGALTPFDLAALLVVASAVLGWFNHHFLKLPHVIGLTVMGALAAVGMLMANAFLPMVTIDDWVSNLLDQLDFSQTLLQGMLSFLLFAGALHVDLDRLRQDWLPVLLLSTVGVIISTILIGLALWGVGMLLSLPVAPIWYFVFGALISPTDPVSVLGVLKEESVPEGLQATVAGESLFNDGVGIVVFTILFDAAITGQDFSLGEGAQLFLVEAGGGILVGLAVGWIGFRAMRSMDEYALEVLITLAVVMGGYALCSTLHVSGPLSMAVAGLLIGNLGVTYAMSDITRDYVIKFWELVDDLLNSVLFLLIGLEVVALVPGGPHLLLGLAAIVVTLLGRAVSLGLLRGLLPPSRRHGSGSFGILWWGGLRGGISIALALSIPSGTTRDLLLAATFAAVLFSVLIQRATLSRVIDRTRSDVQASTPPETLH, from the coding sequence ATGCACGAAGGCTCCGGCGCTCTGACCCCGTTCGATCTGGCCGCCCTGCTGGTGGTCGCCTCCGCCGTGCTCGGCTGGTTCAACCACCATTTCCTCAAGCTGCCGCATGTCATCGGCCTCACCGTGATGGGCGCGCTCGCCGCCGTGGGCATGCTGATGGCAAACGCCTTCCTGCCGATGGTGACGATCGACGACTGGGTGTCGAACCTGCTGGACCAGCTGGATTTCAGCCAGACGCTGCTGCAGGGCATGCTCAGCTTCCTGCTGTTCGCCGGCGCCCTGCATGTCGATCTCGATCGCTTGCGGCAGGACTGGCTGCCGGTGCTGCTGCTCTCCACCGTGGGCGTCATCATCTCCACCATTCTGATCGGCTTGGCCCTTTGGGGCGTGGGGATGCTGCTGTCCCTGCCGGTGGCGCCGATCTGGTACTTCGTGTTCGGCGCGCTGATTTCCCCCACCGATCCGGTGTCCGTGCTGGGCGTGCTGAAGGAAGAGAGCGTGCCCGAAGGGCTGCAGGCCACGGTGGCGGGGGAAAGCCTGTTCAACGACGGCGTGGGCATCGTGGTGTTCACCATCCTGTTCGACGCCGCGATCACCGGGCAGGATTTCTCGCTGGGGGAAGGCGCGCAGCTGTTCCTGGTGGAAGCCGGCGGCGGCATTCTGGTCGGCCTCGCCGTGGGCTGGATCGGCTTTCGCGCCATGCGATCGATGGATGAATATGCGCTGGAGGTGCTGATCACCCTGGCGGTGGTGATGGGCGGCTATGCCCTTTGCTCCACGCTCCACGTCTCCGGGCCGCTGTCCATGGCGGTGGCCGGGCTGCTGATCGGCAATCTGGGCGTGACCTACGCCATGAGCGACATAACCCGCGACTATGTCATCAAGTTCTGGGAGCTGGTGGACGACCTGCTCAATTCGGTGCTGTTCCTGCTGATCGGGCTGGAAGTGGTGGCGCTGGTGCCGGGCGGCCCGCACCTGCTGCTGGGCCTTGCCGCCATCGTGGTGACGCTGCTCGGCCGCGCCGTCTCGCTCGGCCTGCTGCGCGGCCTGCTGCCCCCGTCCCGCCGCCACGGCTCCGGCTCCTTCGGCATCCTGTGGTGGGGCGGGCTGCGCGGCGGCATCTCCATCGCCCTCGCCCTCTCGATCCCCAGCGGCACCACGCGCGACCTGCTGCTGGCCGCCACCTTCGCCGCGGTGCTGTTCAGCGTGCTGATCCAGCGCGCCACGCTGAGCCGCGTGATTGACCGCACCAGGTCCGACGTTCAGGCCAGCACTCCGCCGGAGACCCTGCACTAG